The sequence CGCCACTGATAATGCAACGTCGCAACCAAAGCGACACCCGCCATAATCAAGCAAAACCAGACAGGCAAGCGCGCCCGCCACCAGCGCCGGAAGCTAAATTCGAAGGCAACCCCAACTAGCAGTAAACCGATTCCTAACCACGGCTGAGCAATGGCGAGTCCCGTTGCCACTAAGCCCAACATATAGGCCAAACATAACCAAACAATTGTCGTAATTTGCATCGCACATCATCATCCACCAATTATTTTATCTAAGAATAAAAATGCGATCCGGACGATAAATTTCGTCATCAAACTGGGCATAATCAGTCCATGACTGGATTTATGCGAAAATTTGCCCATTCAACAGCAGTCCTTTTAAGTCTTGGATTCGCCCTCACGGCTTGCCAAAAACCGGACAACAGCTCGGTCCAGCTCAAGGCACTCAAACCACTGCCCCAAGATAAATCGATCGTGGTTTACACAAATCACAATCCGGCCAATCGCTTTACGGATCGCTATCGCCAACAAACCCGATTTGGGGATGATTTAGAGCAGATTATTATCGACGCGATTAACAGCGCGACCAGTTCGATCGACATTGCCGTACAAGAATTACGATTGCCAGGCATTGCCCAAACCCTACAAAAGCAGCATCGTCAAGGAATTCGTATTCGAGTCATTTTAGAAAACAGCTATCGTAAAGCCCATAGCAAATTTAGCGCTGCCGAATTAGCCGCAATACCCGATCGTTCACGCAATCGGATTATTGAAGGAAGAAGGCTCATCGATCGCAATAACAATGGACAATTAAGCCCCACAGAAGCCGCTCAAAACGATGCACTGGTGATTTTAGAACAAGCCAATATTCCACTGATTGATGACACGGCTGACGGTTCAAAAGGCAGTGGATTAATGCATCACAAGTTTGTTGTCATTGATGGACAAAGGACGATAGTCACCTCCGCCAATTTCACGATGTCGGATATGGTGGGCGATTTTGCCTCCGAGCACAGTCGCGGCAATCCGAATACGCTACTGGATATTACAAGTCCCAAACTTGCGGCGATATTTCTGGAGGAGTTCAATCTCCTCTGGGGGGATGGCCCTGGCGGCCAGACAGACAGTAAATTTGGCACAAAGAAACCCCACCGTAGCGCTAAAACTATTACGATCGATAACACGATAGTCAAGATTCAATTTTCACCCGCGAAAGCCAAAATACCGTGGGCAGAGACAACCAATGGCTTAATCGCAAAGCAGTTACAAACCGCCAAACAATCGATTGACTTAGCGTTATTTGTCTTCTCTGATCAACAGCTCGTTAATGCCATGGAGCCACTCCACAAAAATGGCATCAAAACCCGTGCCTTAATTGATTCCGGCTTTATCTATCGACCTTACAGTGAAGCGCTCGACATGCTCGGTGTCACCCTTGCATCCAAAGCCTGCAAGCTCGAACCCGGCAATGCCCCGTGGCAACAGCCCATGAAATTAGTCGGCACGCCCAGACTCGCCCCGGGCGATTTGCTGCACCACAAATTTGGCATTATTGATCAGCACACTGTCATTATCGGCTCCCAAAACTGGACCGAAGCCGCCAACCGGGGCAATGATGAATTTGCCCTGACAATCGTTAATCCCACAGTTGCCGCGCACTACCAGCGGGAATTCGATCGGTTGGCGGAAGGCGCATACTTTGGCCTGCCACCAGCGATTCAGAAAAAGGTCAAAGCCCAAAACTGTGCGATCCAAACGCCGCTTAAAACCACCAACGGCAAAGTGAATCTTAATACGGCGACGATCGTGGAACTCGATACCCTGCCTGGCATCGGCCAGAAAACGGCCAAACGCATTATTCAACACCGCCCCTTCGCCTCGATCACTGACCTGGATAACGTTCCCGGCATCGGCCCCAAAACGCTCAGAAAGCTCGAGCCGCATGTCACATGGTGATTGCAGTGATGTCAGGTTGCTAATCGTGATGTGTGTCCATTCCGACAAGGAGCATTCCTCACATCCAAGCATCAAATGCAACATCACGATCAGCAAAAACGCGCCACCAGCAAACCTGATGGCGCATCCCACAATCATTCATTGAATTCGCATCTAGCGACCCATCAACACTTCACCTTTAAGCATCCGCGCCGCTGCATCCAGCAGGGCTTCCTCAAGGTAAGGCTTCGTAAAGTAACCGCGAGCACCAAGCGAAGTCGCCATTTGACGATGGCGATCGGCCCCACGTGAAGTCAGCATCGCCACAGGTACCTGCTTCAAGCTCGGATCCTTCTGAACTCGCGATAACAGTTCAAGACCGTCCATCCGAGGCATTTCAATGTCACAGAAGACAATATCGCAAGGCAGTCCGGCCCGGAGCTTCTCCCAGGCTTCCTGACCATCACGGGCCTGCTCAACCCGATAACCGACTTTATTAAAGGTCATCGACAACAGCTCACGCACCGTAATCGAGTCATCCACAATCAACACCAGCGGATCCGTCTTCGCAGGTGGTGCTTCCACCACTGGCTGATCACCATCCTGTTCCCACATGCTGCCCGAACCGCGGCGCAGACGACCATCTGACAGGTCAATCAGCTCTAACACGTCAGCAATCGGCATAATCCGACCATCACCCAAGACTGTCGCACCAGCAATCCCCACGGGCTTCGGCACTGGACCTTCAAGCTGCTTGATTACAATCTCTTGCTCCCCAAGTACCTGGTCAACTTGCAACGCGAGGTAATTACCCGCACTCCGCAAAACGACCACCGAAATAATGTCATCTTCTTGGTTACCACCATAGACATTACCGCGACCCATATGACGATTGTGAGCCAACAGTTCAGTCAGCGGCCGCAGGGGTAGCATCGTGTCGCGCCACGGCACACACAGCTGACCTTCAGCATCGGTATGCAAGCGATCCTTCGGCAGATCCAGCATATCTTCCACACCATCCATCGGGAAGGCAATCCGCGCCCGATCGCTGATACAACATAGCGCCTTGGAAATACTCAAGGTCAACGGCAGACGAATGGTGAACGTCGTGCCCTTGCCCGGATTCGAGTCGATCGTCACCGCACCCCGAATCTCCGTCAGACTAGTGCGTACAACATCCATACCCACGCCCCGACCAGCAAAGTCATCGGCTTGGTCGCGGGTGGTAAAGCCCGGATGGAAAATGAGATCAAACAGATCCAGGCGACTCATTGTCTGCGCTTCCGCACTAGTGATCAAACCCTTCTCGATCGCCTTCAGCCGCACCCGCTCAACGTCAATCCCCGCACCATCATCAGAGACTGAAATCACCGTTTGATTCCCTTGATGGAAAGCACGAATCGTAATCCGCCCGACATCCGATTTTCCACCATGCTTGCGCAACTCCGGTCCTTCGATCCCGTGGGTAATCGCATTGTTGACCAAATGTGTCATCGGGTCGTAGAGATGCTCCAAGATCATCTTATCGATCAGCGTCTCGCGCCCCTCGACCACCAACTCCGCTTGCTTACCCACCTTCATCGCAATGTCCCGCACCGCCCGAGGCAAACGATCCGCTGTCTGGGCAAACGGCACCATGCGCGATCGCGTCAAGCCTTCCTGCAACTGCGTCGTCACCTGCCGGAACATCCGCGTCACTTGATCCGTTTCATCGACGATAAATTCGATATCCGAAGCCGACTCCCGTACTCGGACAATCAGCTCGATCATTTCCTGAGATAGGGTATGAAAACCGGTAAATCGGTCCATCTCCAACGGATCGTATTCCACCCCGTCATCCGTCTCGTCACCCGGCTTATTCTGTACGTCATTAACGATCGGGAATGGCAATTCAGAGCGATTCTGACGGCTCGCTAGCAGCGAACTTTCCAGCAAGGAACGCTCGTATAGATCCTGCATTCGCTGACCCACGTCACTCAATTGCTGCACCTGATAAAGCAGATTATCTAGGGACTGGCGCATCCGCTCTTGGTCTTGCTCCAAGCTATTCCGGTTAACGACCAATTCACCGACTAAATTGCTCAGGTTATCGAGATGCTTGACTGAAACCCGCATCGTTTGGTCACTGAACCCCTTACCGGAACGCAGTGAGCGGCGCGCGGCCGGCGCCTTAGACGCACTCCCTTTCGCCGCCGGAATAGACTGCCCTGTCGTATCCTTATCATCCAACAGCAGCTTTTCTAAATCATCAAACTCTGGATCAGCCGCCAAGGCCGCCAAATCAGCATCAACCGTAGGATCGTCAGAGGGTTCATCCAACAACGCATCAAGCTGTGGAAAATCGGTCTGAACGAGTGCATCATCCGCACTGAGATCACCTAAGTCGCCATCCAGCGAGTCAGTATCGTCCAACAAAGCATCCAAGTCACCCTCGAAGCCCGCATCTGTGGCATCAAAATCAACCAGCGCATCCAGATTATCCAGCGCCGCTACCTCAGACTGATCCGATGCATTATCGTCGGTTGACTGATTTGCATCCGGAGCATTGTCTTGGTTCAAGGCCGCAAAACCGAGCGCTCCAGCACCGGCGGCCGCACCCGCGGCCAACCCCAGACTACTGAGATCAAACCCAGTATCCGTGTCTGAGATATCACTCATTAGATCGGTTAATCCGTCATCTAATCCACCATCCACATTGATGGAAGTGTCACCATCTACTGGACCAAAGTCTACGCCTGGCGCATCATCCCCCGATGGCAAATCATCAAAGGATAAGTCCGCTAAATCAGATAAATCGACAGCCGATTGCCCCTCATCGGCAATTCCGCCCATATCTAACCCATCAGACATCAAATCCGACGCCGCATCGGCCGACCCAGTCAAATCATCCAGGGAGCCCGTATCCGGCAAATCCGCACTTAAGTCGCCAAAATCTAAATCCGTATCCTCATCCAAACCAGACAGGTCAACGAGTTCCGAGTCGCCGTCTAAACCGGACAGATCGACATTCAGATCACCCAGGTCAGCGTCCCCATCCAGCGAAAAGTCCGAGTTCGCATCGATCCCCGACAAATCATCCAGGGCCGGCTCCGGCGAAGAGGCCTCACCGAAATCAGCATCTAAATCGCCCAAGTCAAAATCGGCATCCCCATCTAAATCCGATAGACCAAGGTCATCAGCCCCCAAGCTCGCATCACCATCGATCGACACATCCGAGGTCGCATCGATCCCCGACAAATCATCCAGGGCCGGCTCTGACGAAGAGGCTTCACCAAAATCAGCACCCAAATCGCCCAAGTCAAAATCAGCACTCCCGTCTACCGCGGAAAGAGATCCATCCTCAGCACTGACATCAAGATCAGCCAGGGCGTCATCAACCGCCACATCCCCATCCAGCGAAAAGTCCGAGTTCGTATCGATCTCCGACAAACCATCCAGAGGCAGCTCAGCCGAAGATGCTTCGCCCAAATCAGCACCTAAATCGCCTAAATCAAAATCAGCACTTCCGTCTACCGCGGCAAGAGATCCATCTTCAGCACTGAAATCAAGATCAGCCAGCGCATCATCAACCGCTGCCTCGCCCAAATCTAAACTATCGAGCGCGACATCCCCCGTCGGCATATCTCGTACATCATCGCCATCAAGCCCCGCCAAATCATCCAGACTCAGCTCACCAGAAGATTCAAGATTCAAGTCGCCTAAGCCAGTATCAGGGGAAGCCGTTGGCCGATCAGCGAAATTCTCCATGCCCGCTTCTGGCTCAGACAATTCACCCACGAGATCCATCCCGTCGGCGGTATCGATCGACGAGAGATCGTCTAAATTCAGATCAGCGACATCGTCAGCCGCTTCGCCAAAGTCCAGGGAACCCAAATCCAAATCACCGGCTAGCGGGTACGCCGCCACATTCGCTTCGGCAACAGCGCCCGCGTCCCCCAGATCAAAATCACCCAAATCAGCGGATTCTGCTTCCAAGCCAGATCCTAAGTCGCCCAGATCCAAGTCGCCCAAATCACCTTCAGCATTTTCTTGTAGAGCAGCGAGATCCCCAAGTTCCGTATCCTGTGTCAGGTTTAACGCATCAAGCGACGTTTCATCCGCGGCGGGCTCATCCAGCAATTGCAACTCCGTCATCCCATCGCCCAAGTCATCCGCAACATCGTTTAACGCAACTGGATCAAGCGAATCAACCTCTAAATCACCAAAATCCAGCTCACCTGAATCGTGGCTTGGATCGGTAAAATCATCCGACGCGAAGGATTGCTCCGGCAACTCTGCCGCCAAATCAACGGCCACCGTGCCATCAGTCGTCTCTAAACCTAAATCGTCGATCGCCGCTAAGTCCGACTCACCCAATTCCAGGGAGTCCAAGCCCATATCACCACTGGATCGCTCACTCGGCGCATCATCGCCGCCATCATCACCCAAAGCAGTCAAACCCAACGCCGCGGCTCCAGCCGCCGCCGCGCCCGCGGCCGGCATGGCTAAACCCGACAGAAAATCATTTCCACTCGACTCATCCACTGCGGCATCAGGCGCATCATCCAAAGACAACGCATCCAACCCCAAATCTGCATCACTGAGACCGGCCATATCCGCCATATCGGATTCAGTGGTGGCCGCCATATCCGCTGAATCATCCAAGTTGAGATCATTCAAATCGAGGGCTTGAGTGATCAAATCGGGACCATCGGCAGCATCAATATCACCACCAGGCAAATCAACGATCGAGGTCGAGTCAAAATCTTGAACCAAGGTCAACTCACTCTCATCAACCCCCATGAACAGCTCACCCAGATTTTCGAGTGAAGCCGTGGATTCCTCATCCAACTCAATTTCCAGATCACTATCCACATCACCGGAGGCAACGTCACTCTCACCCACTTGATCGAGTAGATCTAAGCCTAGATCGTCATCTAAAGCAAAGTCTGCATTTTCTACCGGACTGGAACTATCACCAAATAGCGAATTTAGATCCGTGTCCCCAGCCGATTCGCTACTCGCGTCACTTAACAAACTATCGAGATCCCCATCCAAGTCCACGTTGGTTGCCGCGTCATCACCCAACAAACCATCAAGATCATTGCCTAAATCAAATTCACCTGTGGCCGCAGTATCGCCCAACAAATCATCAAGGTTCGCGTCTAAATCATCCCCCGCCACCGGCTCAGTCGCGAAATCCGCCTCTAAACTATCAAGATTCAGATCGCCTAAATCAGCATCACCAGTCAGGTCCAAATCGGCACCAAAATCACCAAGATCGGCATCCAGGTCACTCAAGTCAGCACCCGCCAAATCAAGATCTGCGAGATCGGCATCGAGCGATCCGGCGGCAACATCCGGCAACCCAGCCTCGGCAGCCAATGGCAACAACGCCAGCAACTGTTCACTTGCCACGATACTATCGGGCTGGTCCAGCTTGATCCAGTCTTGCGCCTGCTTCAGATCCTTGATTACAACTGCCGCTAAGGTCCGATAAGCATTATCAGGATTTGCAATCGCGGCCTTGACCTGATCGAGCAGGTCTGTCCACTTCAACAACCCTTCGCTTTCACCGTGACCTTTAATCCGATCGGCAATTCCGAGTAGTTGCGATCGCGCATCGCTGAGACTATCCGCCTGCTTAAACAGATCCAAAAGCACCCGTAGATCGGCGGACACATTTTCGTTAAATAATGGCCGCGCAATCCCGACCACCGTCGGAACCGAATCCGGCATCACCACATCATTGGACAACGTCCCGAGATAGGCATCAATCTCACCAAATACGGGTTCAATTCCCGTCATCGCGGCATTTGATGCTTCTTCGGTCAACCCAAATGGGCCTTGCAGCTGCTCTAACAACTCCTGCAATGTGTCGAACACACGCAACAGCAGCGACTCTAACCGCTGGTCGACGCGAATTCCTGTCGTTTCCTTGAGAATTTTGAAATAGTCTTCTAATCGGTGGGAGGTATGTTGGATCGCATTCAAGCCCAACATGGCGGCCCCGCCTTTAACCGAGTGCGCCGCCCGGAACACTTCATTCACCATTTCCGAATCTTCAATGGTGCTTTGGAGATTCAGCAAACCACGCTCGATCGTATTGAGATGGTCTTTGGCTTCTTCAATGAAGTAGCCCATGATTCGCTGCTGTTGTTCCGGCTGCATAGCAATCTTCCTTTTGTCGATAGCCTTTTATGGTTTAGGCACTGTTTCCAGCGATGGTCGCAATCAAAAGCATCGTGCCCCATGAGTCCAACCCAATCAAGCCCCGAATCAGTGGTGATTCGAGGCTTACACAACTCAATCTTGATCGGTCGTTTCGACCCGGAATCGTTCGACCGAAGTCAGCAGGTCGCGGGCAACTCCCACCAAGTTTTGCAGCGAACCAGACACTCGCTGCGCCTCTTGGGAGGTTTCTTGGGCGGTCAATTCCACCGACTGCATCACCTGCGCCACAGCACGGGATGTTTCAGTTTGCTCAACCGTATCCGCGGTAATCGATCGGACCAATGTATCAATCCGATTGGAAACCTGAATAATGTCATCGAGGGAGCGTTTCGCCTGCTCCGCCAAGCGCGTTCCCTCAATTACCTGCTGGGTACCTTCTTCCATCGCTGTCATGACAGAGCCGGTTTCACCCTGAATCTGCAAGACGATTTGTTCAATCTCTTTCGACGCTTTCGCGGCTCGGTCCGCCAGCTGCCGGACCTCATCGGCAACGATCGCAAAACCACGACCCGCTTCACCGGCCCGGGCCGCCTCAATACTGGCGTTCAAGGCGAGCAAATTGGTCCGCGAAGCAATCTGCGAAATTAAGGCAACAATCTTCGAGATCTCCTGGGAAGATTCCGCCAAGCGCTTCACCTTACGCGTGGTCTCGGCCACCGTCTCCCGGATTTCAAGGATACCGGCCACCGTGCGTTCCACGGCCTCACCCCCCTTCAGGGCAGTAGCCGAGGTCAAGCGAGCGACTTCCTCCGCCTCGCGCGCACTCTCCGCCACCCGCTGAATCGAGTCGGTCATCATCTGCACGGAATTCAGCGTTACGGCCAACTCTTCCGCCTGACGCAATGCATCAGAGGATAGACTGCGGGCAAACACTTCATTCTCGGTCGAACCTTTACTGACTTGCCGCGCGGCCAACTTCACCTGCTGGACAATCTCACGCAGGTTCTGAATTGTGAGGTTAAACGAGTCAGCCACCGCACCTAATACGTCAGCCGTGACTTCCGCCTGCACAGTCAAGTCGCCCCGCGCCGCGCCTTCCACATCATCGAGCAAGCGAATCACTTGGCGTTGCAGATCTTCCTTCGCCTGTTCCTGCTCTTCCGCTTTACGCTGGGCTTCACTGGTTGTCGTCAGAATCGATCGCGCCATTTGGTTAAAGCCACTGGAGAGCTGACCCAGCTCATCCTTAGAATAAACCGTCGCCCGCGCGTTCAAGTTCCCTTGACAGACCGCGTCAAACTGGTTCTTCAAGTCATCGGTAGACTGCTTCATGCGCTTACCAGCCATGCGACTGGTCACAAACGCTGTCCCCAGACCCCCAACCAGACTCGCGCCCACCATACCGAGGCCCAAAATCGGCACAGCACCATAGGCCGCATTCTGCTCCGGGGTCGGATTCGCGGGCTTGGCAATATTCATCCCGATCGCACAAGCCGCCGCAACCGCCAAGGTCGAAGCTAAGCCCGTCGCCAAGCCCGTATACCAATGCTTCTTCGGCAATTGCGCATTGTCAAAAAACTCTAACCCACCCTGATCAACATTAATCACCGGCTCTTCCAGCTGGCCGGATTCATTTTGGGTAAAGCTCGGCAACTGATCGCCAGCGTTGATATTAAATAGTTCTTCTTCCGGCAGCTTCGGCCCACGGCTGCCACCCGTCAGTTCCCCACTCAAATCCATGGAATCCATGGACCCCATGGCGGCGGCACCAGCGGCACCAGCCGCCACCCCGGCGGCACCCAGGCCAACATCCATGCCATCCATCCCAAATGGCGTCCCGACCGAGGGACTCGTGAAACCAGCCGAATCCTCGGATAGATCGAAATCCGATAGGTTACCTAAATCGTCAAATTCATCAAATTCATCCAGGAAGTCACCACCGCCAGTATTGGCCACGTCCGGCGTATCCGCCGGGGTGAGGCTCGACAGACTCGGATCGTCCAGATCCGCAGCGTTGAACCCCATCAAATCAGGCTCTACCGGCGCAGCATCGGTGAATTGTTGCGGCTCGGAAAACTCAGGTTCCGGGAACTCCGGCTCGGAAAATTGTGGCGTGGTGGGTGAAGCGGCTAAATCGGTATCCGGACTAGTGGCCGGAACGGCCGGCGCATCACCCATAAAATAAGTCGCTTCCGAGGTATCGGCGGGCTCGATCGGCACAAACGGCGAATTTGCCGCACCCCCCAACTCCGTACCAACTTCATCAAAGGCAAAATCGGCATTACCCAGACTCAGATCATCCGGCGACCCAAAATCAGCATTACCCAGATTCAAATCATCTGCGCCACCAAAATCTGGCTCCGGCACACTCAGATCCGCCGAAGCCCCAAAGTCTGACACCTCATGGCCCAACTCAGGCGACTCAAAAGCGGGTGCAGCGCCCCCCAAATCATCCGCGCCACCAAAATCCATATCCCCTAAACTAACCGCCGCATTTGGCGAATCGAAGGCCGGCGGCTCATCAAAGGCGTCAACCCCACCCAAACCAGTAAGGTCTTGCCCTGCCGCTGCATCAGGCGCTTCGGCAAACACACTATCAAATTCCTCAAAGGCGCCAGGCAAATCATCATCTGGCAATTCATAGCTCAATGGTTCGCTGTCATCGCCGAGCAAGCTGCCCGAAGGCGAATCATTATTCGCTGTGGCAAAGGGATCGCTCAACTCCTGAGTGGTCATCCCAGGATCGGGCGCCGCGAAGGCATTATTATCAAAACCTCCACCGGCAAAACCATTACTGTCAAAGCCATTTGAGTCAGCCGCGAAGTTTGGCTCCAACGGCGCCGAGGCCGGTTCGTCCAACTCAAAATCCATTTCAGCTAAGACAAAATCGTCGCCACCCGCGCTCGCGCCTTCGGCCCAACTACTGTTACTGTAAAATCCACCGGAAGTGCCAGCGGTATCTTCTTCCAGCGAGACACCCGCGCCATCACTCGCAGAATCATCGGCACATTGACGCGCGTAGCTCAAACCACTATTCGCATAATCGACAAATTCGGCATCATCGGTTAGATCCAGGACGGACTGATATTGCTCTTGGGCCACATCGTAGCGCTGCAAGCCATAGCAATAGATATGCCCGCGCAACAGGCGCGCACTTGGATCTTGGGGATGGGCGTCCACGAGGCCATCGATCATCGATGCCGCCTCTTCATAGCGACCTTGCATGTAGGCTTTTTCCGCCTGCTGATATTCCTGTGCAAAGTCAATCGCTCGTGCCATTTGCCTTCTCCTGCCAGTAGTCGTATACCGTGATGCTTAAGTACCTTGTGCGGAATGCGGAAACCATAACGTTTCAACCAATTAATTCCATCCAGGATTGGATGAACCGGCGGTCAAGTCTTGGTAGAGTGTAAACAGATTGGAGATGCGAATCATCGAGCCATACAAATCAGTTAAATATTAGGCTAACCAAAACTAAATTCTAGTTAGCGCCAATTGCCAGCGATCGAAAGAATGATATTTCCGACCAACCGTGGGGATCAGCCCCACCATCCAATCAGCTAAGTCAAACGATCAACGATCGCACACCTTAAACTGTGGAAAGTCAAAAGCGGGTACTTCAGGATACACCGATTTTTCAGAGTGGCGCGGTTTCGGCGGGAATTGGCCGAGAACCGAAATCGCTAGGCCGCCCAACGGGCTGAG comes from Romeriopsis navalis LEGE 11480 and encodes:
- a CDS encoding phospholipase D-like domain-containing protein; protein product: MRKFAHSTAVLLSLGFALTACQKPDNSSVQLKALKPLPQDKSIVVYTNHNPANRFTDRYRQQTRFGDDLEQIIIDAINSATSSIDIAVQELRLPGIAQTLQKQHRQGIRIRVILENSYRKAHSKFSAAELAAIPDRSRNRIIEGRRLIDRNNNGQLSPTEAAQNDALVILEQANIPLIDDTADGSKGSGLMHHKFVVIDGQRTIVTSANFTMSDMVGDFASEHSRGNPNTLLDITSPKLAAIFLEEFNLLWGDGPGGQTDSKFGTKKPHRSAKTITIDNTIVKIQFSPAKAKIPWAETTNGLIAKQLQTAKQSIDLALFVFSDQQLVNAMEPLHKNGIKTRALIDSGFIYRPYSEALDMLGVTLASKACKLEPGNAPWQQPMKLVGTPRLAPGDLLHHKFGIIDQHTVIIGSQNWTEAANRGNDEFALTIVNPTVAAHYQREFDRLAEGAYFGLPPAIQKKVKAQNCAIQTPLKTTNGKVNLNTATIVELDTLPGIGQKTAKRIIQHRPFASITDLDNVPGIGPKTLRKLEPHVTW
- a CDS encoding response regulator gives rise to the protein MQPEQQQRIMGYFIEEAKDHLNTIERGLLNLQSTIEDSEMVNEVFRAAHSVKGGAAMLGLNAIQHTSHRLEDYFKILKETTGIRVDQRLESLLLRVFDTLQELLEQLQGPFGLTEEASNAAMTGIEPVFGEIDAYLGTLSNDVVMPDSVPTVVGIARPLFNENVSADLRVLLDLFKQADSLSDARSQLLGIADRIKGHGESEGLLKWTDLLDQVKAAIANPDNAYRTLAAVVIKDLKQAQDWIKLDQPDSIVASEQLLALLPLAAEAGLPDVAAGSLDADLADLDLAGADLSDLDADLGDFGADLDLTGDADLGDLNLDSLEADFATEPVAGDDLDANLDDLLGDTAATGEFDLGNDLDGLLGDDAATNVDLDGDLDSLLSDASSESAGDTDLNSLFGDSSSPVENADFALDDDLGLDLLDQVGESDVASGDVDSDLEIELDEESTASLENLGELFMGVDESELTLVQDFDSTSIVDLPGGDIDAADGPDLITQALDLNDLNLDDSADMAATTESDMADMAGLSDADLGLDALSLDDAPDAAVDESSGNDFLSGLAMPAAGAAAAGAAALGLTALGDDGGDDAPSERSSGDMGLDSLELGESDLAAIDDLGLETTDGTVAVDLAAELPEQSFASDDFTDPSHDSGELDFGDLEVDSLDPVALNDVADDLGDGMTELQLLDEPAADETSLDALNLTQDTELGDLAALQENAEGDLGDLDLGDLGSGLEAESADLGDFDLGDAGAVAEANVAAYPLAGDLDLGSLDFGEAADDVADLNLDDLSSIDTADGMDLVGELSEPEAGMENFADRPTASPDTGLGDLNLESSGELSLDDLAGLDGDDVRDMPTGDVALDSLDLGEAAVDDALADLDFSAEDGSLAAVDGSADFDLGDLGADLGEASSAELPLDGLSEIDTNSDFSLDGDVAVDDALADLDVSAEDGSLSAVDGSADFDLGDLGADFGEASSSEPALDDLSGIDATSDVSIDGDASLGADDLGLSDLDGDADFDLGDLDADFGEASSPEPALDDLSGIDANSDFSLDGDADLGDLNVDLSGLDGDSELVDLSGLDEDTDLDFGDLSADLPDTGSLDDLTGSADAASDLMSDGLDMGGIADEGQSAVDLSDLADLSFDDLPSGDDAPGVDFGPVDGDTSINVDGGLDDGLTDLMSDISDTDTGFDLSSLGLAAGAAAGAGALGFAALNQDNAPDANQSTDDNASDQSEVAALDNLDALVDFDATDAGFEGDLDALLDDTDSLDGDLGDLSADDALVQTDFPQLDALLDEPSDDPTVDADLAALAADPEFDDLEKLLLDDKDTTGQSIPAAKGSASKAPAARRSLRSGKGFSDQTMRVSVKHLDNLSNLVGELVVNRNSLEQDQERMRQSLDNLLYQVQQLSDVGQRMQDLYERSLLESSLLASRQNRSELPFPIVNDVQNKPGDETDDGVEYDPLEMDRFTGFHTLSQEMIELIVRVRESASDIEFIVDETDQVTRMFRQVTTQLQEGLTRSRMVPFAQTADRLPRAVRDIAMKVGKQAELVVEGRETLIDKMILEHLYDPMTHLVNNAITHGIEGPELRKHGGKSDVGRITIRAFHQGNQTVISVSDDGAGIDVERVRLKAIEKGLITSAEAQTMSRLDLFDLIFHPGFTTRDQADDFAGRGVGMDVVRTSLTEIRGAVTIDSNPGKGTTFTIRLPLTLSISKALCCISDRARIAFPMDGVEDMLDLPKDRLHTDAEGQLCVPWRDTMLPLRPLTELLAHNRHMGRGNVYGGNQEDDIISVVVLRSAGNYLALQVDQVLGEQEIVIKQLEGPVPKPVGIAGATVLGDGRIMPIADVLELIDLSDGRLRRGSGSMWEQDGDQPVVEAPPAKTDPLVLIVDDSITVRELLSMTFNKVGYRVEQARDGQEAWEKLRAGLPCDIVFCDIEMPRMDGLELLSRVQKDPSLKQVPVAMLTSRGADRHRQMATSLGARGYFTKPYLEEALLDAAARMLKGEVLMGR
- a CDS encoding methyl-accepting chemotaxis protein; translation: MARAIDFAQEYQQAEKAYMQGRYEEAASMIDGLVDAHPQDPSARLLRGHIYCYGLQRYDVAQEQYQSVLDLTDDAEFVDYANSGLSYARQCADDSASDGAGVSLEEDTAGTSGGFYSNSSWAEGASAGGDDFVLAEMDFELDEPASAPLEPNFAADSNGFDSNGFAGGGFDNNAFAAPDPGMTTQELSDPFATANNDSPSGSLLGDDSEPLSYELPDDDLPGAFEEFDSVFAEAPDAAAGQDLTGLGGVDAFDEPPAFDSPNAAVSLGDMDFGGADDLGGAAPAFESPELGHEVSDFGASADLSVPEPDFGGADDLNLGNADFGSPDDLSLGNADFAFDEVGTELGGAANSPFVPIEPADTSEATYFMGDAPAVPATSPDTDLAASPTTPQFSEPEFPEPEFSEPQQFTDAAPVEPDLMGFNAADLDDPSLSSLTPADTPDVANTGGGDFLDEFDEFDDLGNLSDFDLSEDSAGFTSPSVGTPFGMDGMDVGLGAAGVAAGAAGAAAMGSMDSMDLSGELTGGSRGPKLPEEELFNINAGDQLPSFTQNESGQLEEPVINVDQGGLEFFDNAQLPKKHWYTGLATGLASTLAVAAACAIGMNIAKPANPTPEQNAAYGAVPILGLGMVGASLVGGLGTAFVTSRMAGKRMKQSTDDLKNQFDAVCQGNLNARATVYSKDELGQLSSGFNQMARSILTTTSEAQRKAEEQEQAKEDLQRQVIRLLDDVEGAARGDLTVQAEVTADVLGAVADSFNLTIQNLREIVQQVKLAARQVSKGSTENEVFARSLSSDALRQAEELAVTLNSVQMMTDSIQRVAESAREAEEVARLTSATALKGGEAVERTVAGILEIRETVAETTRKVKRLAESSQEISKIVALISQIASRTNLLALNASIEAARAGEAGRGFAIVADEVRQLADRAAKASKEIEQIVLQIQGETGSVMTAMEEGTQQVIEGTRLAEQAKRSLDDIIQVSNRIDTLVRSITADTVEQTETSRAVAQVMQSVELTAQETSQEAQRVSGSLQNLVGVARDLLTSVERFRVETTDQD